caattttatttatatataaactagtccatacccggggatgtgttatgtatagaggaataagaaatcaaaaacagtgtattagaggagatgcaaaatcagagcactgtaaatgcactgtgtaataaatattaatgtaagaCAAACAATACAGTATTTAGAAACATGGTTTATGGCAAAATACGTGGAGCATAGTTTTGGCTGACGGCACGGAGGCACGTGCGTGCGTGGGGCCGTGCGCGGGTACACACGCAACACGGAGAAAGAATTAAAGAAACAGTGCAAAGTGCACAGCGCAATGTTTAGTTTGTAATGTTTGTAGGCTAATATCAGTAAAGTGAAAATATGTAATGGCTGGCtcgtgcacacagacacagacgcacGTTTGTTCAGTTAAATAATTACCTTAGTCTTCAGCAAGTGTTGGTGCTTGCAATTGCATGTCCCAGCCATAAACTGTGGTCCGAGCGCAGGTGTTCTCCGCGCATgcgctgctaatggtgctcacagtatgaatgggtagtgggaaaaaaaaaaacgcgaatataaacagtagaaatgtggggaaaatgcaaaaacggcattgtggctgtctgcacatgaccaagatgaatatataaataaaatgtggtaTTTATTTACCATCTGCTATTTTAGAAATTATTATTCAGCAACTAACAAAAGTTCATTAATCATAAGATAAATTGCCTTTGCATTCATCCAGTCTGAAACTTAattaactttaattttatttttactttgccTCGACATTTTTATTAAATCCAGTAAAACAACTTCATCCTTCCCAATATATTAAACTCTTATTTGAAAAAGCTTAATTTCAGTATTGGGAAAACAACGTGCCTCTATAGAGCAAAAAGCACATACATCTGTCCTTATCTAAGACATGACAAATCCTCAGATTGATCATTGGTAGTTAGGATTATTTATTcgtcgtctttttttttttttttttttcttaccgtGTCAGGCATTTATGGAGTTGGCAAGGCAGCAGAGCATCCTCCTGCATTAGCAGTCCTAAGCCACACACCAGAAGGTGCAACCCAAACCATCGCATGGGTGGGCAAGGGCATCGTGTATGACACTGGAGGACTCAGCATCAAGGGAAAGGTACCCCCATTTTTCCTCTGGAAATGTGTAACTATTTTGCATCATGAGCATCATTAGAATTGTTATGCTAATGCATGGGAACATCACTGCAGTAATTATATAGTGAAATGGTTCAAACCTGCATATTATTATGTTTTACCTCTCTGCATTTATGGTATACCATACAGGAATTTCCTAAAATACGATGTTAAGACTCTAGGGATGAGTCGACATAAAAAAATTTCAAACCAGTTTGAGAATAAGATAAACAGCTCACTGGACCGATACACCGCATTTTATCATGAGGTGTCTCGCTTGACTCAGCCATAGATTGTAAATtaagatggacaacatgttcCTCTATGGGTATAAAACCCTAAATACACACTGCCACTGTAtttagtggggttttttttagtaaaataaGGAGACATGTTGAAGATAATTCCTCATTTGATCATCATGAATCAGCTGTTCATGTTACCATCTTGATGCTTTAAAAGGGAATAacaggaataaaaacaaacagggtgTCTGACTGAAGTTTAGCTCAAAACAGTGCACTGCATCTCTCACGGACAGTAGGGACCCCTCCAAAATGTCACAGTGTTTTGGCCCATTCACTCAACACCTTTCAGACTGCTGTCTTGAAAAAACCGAACTCTGCAGTCGTCTTGGTGATCCTCGAACCTGCACGCTATGATCTGCTAAGCTTTAAGCCTATTCGCAGTAATCCGTTCACACGTAGTTGCTGTTGCATGCAGCAGTTTATGTAGTAGTGTCATATGCAAACATAAAAttagagtgcagataagatcccaTTTCATcacatgtaaatatgttttttggggggttttttagACCACAATGCCAGGGATGAAGAGAGACTGTGGTGGAGCTGCTGCCATTTTGGGAGCTTTCAGAGCTACTGTCAAACAGGTGAGTTTGTGGATTATCCCTTAGCAGCTGTCACAGCTGTTCTagccttctctgtctctctgtagcAGAGTTATTTTAATCAGACTCTCTCCTCTGTTTGCTCTAGGGCTTTAAAGATAACCTCCATGCAGTGTTCTGCCTGGCAGAGAATGCAGTTGGACCCACGGCCACACGTCCTGATGATATCCACACTCTCTACTCTGGAAAGTGAGACCAtctttaatgataataatattataaaacTGCCTGATTTGATTTGTCTGTGCCCTCACAGTATGATTGCACATAAACTGGGCTGTGgtgtataaaaaaataatctgtcatctgtgtgtgtgtgtgtgtgtgtgtgttttttttttgtttgtttgtttttttctctcaaggACAGTGGAGATCAATAACACTGATGCAGAGGGCAGGCTGGTGCTGGCAGATGGAGTAGTGTATGCCAGCAAAGACCTGTCAGCTGACATTATTCTGGACATGGCCACACTGACGGGGGCACAGGTGGGTGACTGTATTTCCAACCTCTATTACAAGTCAGTAAATATGGACATATGGACAAAACATTGGCAGcgttttattctattttttttaatcaacacaGTCCTCAAAGAGAGCAAAAGCAACAATGAATTTAGCCTCCTAACAACAAGTATTGTTTTTGTATCTAAAActtctttgtgtgtctttttttttttttccccaggggATCTCCACAGGGAAGTACCATGCAGCTGTGATGACTAACAGTGAGCAGTGGGAGGTTGCGTGTGTGCGCGCCGGCCGCAGCAGTGGAGATCTCGCTCATCCCCTTGTCTATTGCCCCGAGCTGCACTTCAGCGAGTTCACCTCTGCCATGGCGGACATGAAGAACTCTGTGGCAGTAAGTGACAAACTACTAATTCATCAAAACCAAATCCACAAAGGTCATGGAAATCTGatgtaccgtaaaacttcagttaaacgCCGAGGTACTCGCCAGGTGTGGCTACacgttttgacaaataaaccCAGGTCTCCATTACATGgctaaagtgcaacacacaccgccgccgtACGCCGCGTGTCAAaacgcccgcctccattatattctatgaaccaacCCACACTGGCGCTTTTCAACGCACAaagctctgcttcagcccactgctctatttccagcgaGGCCGGCGCTCATGGcggcgctgcgagaaaagccttttatgtgcGTCTCGTCTCGTAGGATCAACTCcggttgtttcaaatttttaatgagacgactttgataagaaactcacccgtgaaattcatgttgttgttgccatagacatatatacatagacgccgcatggAGCGCTGAGCCgtacgtcaacgtcgccgccatattggatgtggcaaggctgcacTATAAACTAATagaagtgaatggacttaatttcataaagtgCCTTTCttcaaagaaatttacgttaatgcctctcgtttattcattcacacacacacacacacacacacacacacacacacacacacacacacacactaatatacttgggaaacagttaggcaccaaaaacaatgtattgtgtatgtgtgaatgaataaatgagaggCATTAAcataaatttctttgtagaaaggcgctttatgaaattaagtccattcactagtattagtttacagcgcagccttgccacatccaatatggcggcgacgttgacgtatcgcagcagcgggcaaacccactcgatgcggcgtctacgtatatatgtctatggttgttgcttcaaagtttttcctcttctttttccgttactagcagttggcaaccgttggcaactagtggaagtacagccacctagcggggtggggtgggaaatacatgtTGACAGTGCCGCTGCGCgctgctgccagtgtgtgttgagGGCGGCCCTTGACGGCCACAGCGCCGCGccggcggcggtgtgtgttgcacttaactgttatatattaatatttaacctCTTGTGAATATGGACATCCATCCCCACCACCATTAGCTTGATTACATTCTCCACAATTTAATCGACcaattcattttactgaaaccatgagcaccagagtaTTGTTGATTCAGATTTATGTGCATGGTAAAGGAGAGACCAAAAAAGTGGTGACTTCCTACCTTCGAAGCAGTCATAGAATctgaatatgtgtccattccttaattatttttattcctTCTGTCTGTAAGAGTCCACCGAACAAGAGGATCAAAATGTTAATTCATCTGAGTTGTGAATATGGTTTTAAGAGGATAAAGAGGTGTTATTGTGGGTATGCCGTAATACTCCGATGCCCGAAGACGAGTGTTTTaaaatctgtctctgtctctgtccatttGTCCCAAATATACACAGGTTGAGTTCAGTTATTGAAACAAATGAATGCTCAGGCTATTTAGCAACGTTTTACAGTATCTGACAGTTTGGAGGactacaaaattaaattgtgtaCTTTAAAAATACACTAAAAGAAGTACACTAAATAGGCTTACTGGCACTTGTTTTTAGACATTGTCCAGTGTCATTGTAGCTCACTGTTCCTGCATCTCAGTTATCTTTTGCACATTGTGCTAGGGTCAGTACAGGTTTTCACTGCTTGGTTGGTCCAATTTAAAGCTCACAACAACCAAGGCACTTCTTTATGTTCACATCAGAGCCTTGTCGGAATATTTATTGGTGGAGACTCTACCTTGAAGGTGACAAAGTATCTGGAAACTCGAGTTAATCTTGCTCTTTTGACATGGATCGATGTAGATAAACAAGGTAGAGTAGCTGTGCTTGATCATATACAGGTGGTAGGTGATGCTGTGTGAATTGCTAAACATAAAATTTTGATTTTCAGTAAATCTGCATAAATGGTTGGCGTGTGCACCAAAGGCAGAATGTAATTTCAATGACAAGTATTACCTGGGAGGCAGCACTTGAAAACCAGTAACAAATGACTAATTTCCACCGCATGATTCTGCTTGATTTGACTCGCTTTTGGTATATTGGTATCCACTaggtgtttttctttatttcatttttcactgCAGATCTCCTTCAGTGTAGGTGGAATTTTCAGCTGTTTGCTGTTGTGACACTCCTTTTAGTGTACTTCTTTTAGTGTATTTGTAAAgtaaacaattattttttgtcctccaaactgtgacatcattcTCAATGATCTGGATCCTTTCATCGGCAATCAAACAGAGGGACATCTGCTCTGCACTTCATCAGTGGTACTGCATAGTGTGTGTAGCTTACGGTGTAGTTTTGCAGGCTAAGTGAATAAAAAAATTATATCTGCTatttatgatttaaaaatgGTGGGTTTGTGCACGCAGTCCCATGTCACTCAAGTGATGATTCTCTGCGACCAGTCActggtctgcagtgtttcaaCTGATCTTCCAGTATCGGCTCAACTTGCTTTAAACCTCAACCAAGGTGGTACCAAAAAACATACCAGGCACTATTTATAACTTTTGACAATGGAAAACTAAAAAAGAACATGTCGAGTTGAATCGAGCCGTGCCGTACCATGCAATGGAAATGTGAAGTTAGTATAGAGATCACAAAGTATTTCAAGTAGGATATTTGTTTGATGACCGacgttgttatttattttgaggAGTTGCTGATGTTTATCATCCTTCTTGTTTTGACAGGACCGAGAGAATGCCCAAAGCTCCTGCGCCGGCCTCTTCATTGGTTCCCACTTGGGCTTTGATTGGCCTGGTGTCTGGGTCCATGTTGATATCGCCTCTCCTGTCCATGCTGTGAGTAACTGGGAGTTGGTGTCAAACAAATATTGTGCAATCAGTTAGTGCTCTGACTTTCACCCTGAAACAAATCAGGTGATAATCATAACTTAGTGAAGTGAAAGTTTTATTGGTTGCATGATATGTCATGGCTTCAGTTGATAAAGACAGATGTGTACATAGAGCTATACAGGATCACATAAATCCAACTTTTGATATCAAACCTCCAGCCAAGGACTAACTGAGCTTAATATTTTTTCACCACAGAGTAATGGAAATACATATTATAATGGTCCAAAGATATTTGTATCTGCGTATGAGTTAGTTTATGTCTTGATGCAATATCAGCTGTGGAAAATATTCTTGTCATTTTATTGACTCAGTAACCTGAAAGAAGAGAGTCAGCAGAATGTGTAAGGAAGTTGGCTGCTGTGACGCATCACATGTCCTCTTGGTTTGACTAAAACTCATGTTGATCATTAAAGAATAGGTCGACAGGTTTTCAGTCAGGTGCTAACATGAACCCTGAAACAGGTTTTTCCTGCTGTAGTCATTCCTCCTGTTCATACTGACAAGGCCTAGGTGCATTTAAGTGGCAGTTTTTTCCTTTATACCTTTCTGGCATTTCAAGTTTTACTGCTTATGACGGTATTTGTGTAATTAAACAACTGTCAGCGTTCATTCAAGCTGGGCAGAAAGAAAATTAAACTCTCTAAAATTGTCTCGGTTAGTCCTTCCACTGTTCCAACTATCACCAGTACTGGTTTGGTCGAAATAAACCATTAATTCAGAGTTaggtgtgaaaatatgctggtttTACATGCGACCTCCCTTTGGCATTGCTGGCTTTATTGCTGTAACATTATCCCCGCCACTCACAGTCACCAACCGtatttctcagctcagctgcctgttccaccagtagagagactgacctctggtggagTGTGCTGTGCACTGCAATATATCACCTGAAAACAGGATCTCTACATGagttaaacagaaaaacatgtttctgactgtattgaaaatcatacttTTTGGGATTTTTTAATACCCTGATATACCATAATGTTGGGTTCACACTGGACCTGGAAATGCCACAAAATGCACTGACTTTCCATGAAACGCTGCCTACTACTTTTGCCACCCAAGTTTAGCCATTGGGCTGTTTACTGTAGATGTGCCGCAGTGCCAATCACCTTGCCTAGTGCAGTCTGCAGTGATAATTTCGGTGTCtggtctcacacacatacacacacacatacacacataaatacgCAGACCTATGTGTGTTtagaaaaatgcagaaaaacacaattgCTTGCTGAACAGCAAGGCAACTGGGCGCTTCCACTGCAAGTGTGACCAAGCCTGATACTGGCCATTAAAAGATCTGCTCCTAATGCACATTCATTTTATATAATGGGGGACAAAATCTACAGTGGTTGgtctgtgcaaaaaaaaaaaaaagtgttcaaaAGTTTACTTGAAAATCAGTGAACCTGATTATCAGACTGTTTAACTATTGCAGTGACTGTTAAAAATGGGCCTGTTGGGAAAAGGCCGATTGCTTGTCCTCTGATATTGCTGCTTGTAGAGTTGTACCGAtgccagtatcggaaatgcctccgatggctgcactttaacctgtgtcttgatctgtgtcaacactggataataataattaaaaaaaaaagttttatggcattaaCTCTActaatatgtatttatttcttaatattttacatagagttttaggagtcgagacatacaacaattcatatcccatccatttttattttacgcgctgGTATCAGATCGGTACTTGGTAttggcagatacctaaggttcagggatcggaatcagTATCGGGAagggaaaaagtggtatcggtacatctctagcTGCTTGCAGCGTTCTTGAGAATCGCTCAtccaaacaacttcacacttGACACTGGGCTTCCTTGGATCCTGAGCAATACACCTGCCATGACATAGTTGTAATGCTGAAGTATATGCATCATTTGCTGACAGCTAGCTGTTTGGGACCAAGCTATTTCCAAGAATAAAGGCATTCATTCAGAAGGTTACATTGCTGATGcttgaaatgtttgagtttgCTACAGTGTAACATCACCagcctctctttcttcttctgttcttgAATGTACTGTAGCGAGCGACAGAGAATGAGCTGTACCTAGCATGCCCTTCAGCAGTGTAACAGTTAATAGGGACCCTCTCTTTTACACTATACAGTGTGGACGTAATGCACAACTAATAAATATGTCCCACAGATCTCAACAGCTTGCACTCAACACATCACTTCCTCAGGCTCTCAGCAATACACCTGCCATGaatgaagtcgattggatgaatgGTTTTtatggaaaaaagaacagacagacagagactccTTCCATTTTGGTTCGATATGGTTTTCATGTGGTACAGAAACTAGTTGCAACACCAACACCTGCAACACCAGCTTCCTCTGCGGATAGGCTGATTTCTGCTGCTCGGGCATTATGAAACTCATAATACAACACTTTTAAAGGAAGTAAAAGCAGCTGATCTCACTGATCGTGACTGGGGCTCTGTTATACCTACTCATTATGTCTTACTTTAATTCAAACATTCCTGCGAGTGTGTCAGGATTGTGCCAGcctctcatttaaaaaaacaaaaacaaaacaaaaccctgTTCTATCCTGGTCCTGTGATTCAGCTCATAACAATTCGTCTGATAATCACTTATGGCACGGTCACAATGAGCATATGCAGATGAGTGCCTATCACCTGCTGAGGTGATATTCATGTTGAATGTGGGAGGTGCCAGGTATGACGCACAGAAGTTAGTTAAGAGTAAAGTTAGCTTGCTAGTTAATGTAAGCTAGCTAATAACTGGGTTCACGGATTCTTAAAAAGCCTCAACGGCATTGAATTCATTTAcctaaaaataaggccttaattaGTATTTAATGTCTTAAATCACTCTTTCAAAACTCTTCAAAAAGCTAAGACATAGGAAGTACGGTTTATAAATCGTTTTTTCTGACATTGCATTGGAAAATCTCAATAATTGGTAACctacatatatattttcttaaaCAATTTACGGCATGTTTCTTGCATTAGCATCACACAGATCAGGATagcagaaccagcagcactCATTTTACCCTGGACAACATGGGGAATTTTGAATTTCAATCaaagatttagtggcatgtcTGAAACCAATACAAGGCAATGCATACCAGGTTCAGTGTACTTTTTGCcaattctttttttcaaaacttATGGTTGGGTTCAAGGCAGTGGAatcccacatgcagagtgagGAACACAAAATTACCCAAAAACTTGCCAACAAACAGCAGGTATTTCCAAGTTCTGTTTACCCTCATCTCCACCCCGCAAtgaaaaagtcacattttatgTTACAGTAAACATTTGGGCAAAATGTTCTCTAACCCTACAGAACTGATCtcagttcatgtttttttttccctactaTTTTGCTCATTGTAAAATAGGTCTTAAATGTCATTCTGAGCAGCGTTTAAGTCTTAAAAACCTTGAAAATAATGCTGGGACTTGGCCGGTCGGAGTTCAATAAAGTTGAACTTGACATAATGTGAAGATGCAGACTTGCTTTGCCACCTAGGGGAAGGTTTATTCTTCCTCTGTGCACATTGAAAGGAAGTGGAGTttaccagtgttaattttgctCATGTGTGAGCGTACCTATATAACATACTGAATCCTGCAGTATATATTTATCCCTCACCAGTTCAGTCTTGCCTCAGAAATGATTTTACAACTTCACTGTAACATTTACAGAGAATCGCATTTTAGACCAAACAGTCTCATGTTTCAGTCACAACCACTCTGAATGAAAAAGAGAACTTTACTGGCAATGGAATAAAGATAACTGCAGGGTAAGTTTACGGTAACAGCGCTGGAATCtgacctttatttttttgtcttatgtTCGGTCTCTGCAGGGGGAGCGTGCCACAGGATTTGGTGTTGCTTTGCTAATGGCCCTGTTTGGCCAGGCATCCGATGACTCCATGCTGAACCAAGTGTCTCCTCTGGGTGCAGCcaccaacatgtctgaagaccaGATGGAGCGCGACTGCAAGAGACGAAGACTGGTGTAGGACACACGCCACGGTTTACTCCCCAAACCCTGACCGCTCCGCTGCCTCCACACACCgaaaccgttgaaacaagtgcTCATCCGGTtagaattaaaacattttaaactgtGATCCTGTGTTTGATTAAAtttcactgaataaaacagttaatCAGAAGTAAATCAGGTGTGTTATACATGATGAAACACAGGCCTTCATTTGTCCTCATGACTTGGAACTTGCTGCACTGATCAACTCCGTAGCTTCTCCATCTTTCAGTTGCTCTTGAGGAAGATGCATTGATTATCATGAAATCTGAAAAAAGCAGGTGGTCTATCTTCATGTCAGATTCATTAACCAATCTTTATTTTGTCCAGCAATTATTCtttataaatgtttatattttacGTTGTCAGTACACCTAATGTCAGTTCAAAGTTTTACCTCataaaaccttgtttttttaaatatccacCTCATCTGCAAGCATTGTTGTACGTTGATACTTTGATGCAAATCAAGGATTATTGCATACATGTCGTCTTTGTGAAAAATACTGCTTCAGGATCAGCAAAGCTaaagttttctgttttggtAACCACTGCACTTTGTACTCACCCTGTGTATAGTTGGATTGTGTGATCTCTGGACCAAACTGAGGAGTGAGTGCGTACTGCGGTTTTTAACAGTTTCACAACGGTGTCAGATGAGTAACTGACAGGCAGTGCCACAATATGCTTTGtcagcacaaaacacacaagatgTTAAGTGTAACTTCAAGTATTAGACAAAATCCAGCGAaagtatgatgtttttccacCCTTGTGACAATCATGTTGTCCTTCAATAAAGGCGGTGCCATCTCACCTCTGTTTGGatgtgaaataaaatacagaacgCTGACAAAAATGTCTCATGTCAAAGTACATGTATcagcttttttgttttggtgggaGAAATGATCAGGAAAAAGCTGTCAAGTGGACATTGAGTTCAGATTTCTTCCTCAGGCAAGAATCAACTTGCACATTCACCACTTCAAAAGTTTTATCCCACCTAAAATTAACTTCAGTAATTGATAGTGTCACACATCACATGTTGTCTTGAGTTTCTGTTAAAAGGGTTTTTTGTTACACAGCTCTGCTGAAGCCTTACTCTAGACCACCAGTCAACATCAGTCTGTCATTATTTAAAGTTGTTCAGACACCAAAACAGCCAGTCAGCAtcaaacttaaaggtccagtctgtgggatttagggggatactgtatattggcagaaattgaaaataagtttgttttctttagtgtataatcacctgaaaataagaattactgtgttttcattatctaAGAATGAGCTGTTGATGTCTACATAGGGAGGTCCTTGTCCACAAAGATCGCATGTCGCAttaccatgtttctacagtagcccagatcgGACAAACCtaactggctctagataggggcATTCGAATTTTCACGTTGGCCACTGCAGTTAGAAGCCCATCCATGAtgagtgtcagaaaaacacagattttttaaaagtgaaagtcctttattcagtgtttttaccagtttaaatcactggtctgtttgttttggagaggaacagagctctgcagataattcagctcccgataaaaacctcctgattgtctggatcttaagtaatcagagaaaaagggtgagcacacattGGCAGTAAAGGAGAACTGcttatttgtaacatgaaactacttcattcagtcttttttaccagttttaatcacctgatccATTTGTTTTAGGGAGGAAAAGACATCTGAGAATAATTCAGCCCGCAACAATAAACATTTACGTGATTTTAACCgggagaaatttcagctggttgcaatctgcaatcctcatcaCTATACCACTAAaactccctaaatcttacacactggacacacacactagaTAATATGGTTATTCTGAGCACACTGTTGCAGGCAGCCACATGATGATCATTATGGAGTTATAAGACAGTTCAATGTTCAACAGTCAGGAATAAAAACAGTCTTTATTATAGCTCATCACAAACTAAGGGTTTTCACTTAAGCGGATGTCACAGTGATAAGGACAGCAGTTCAGTATTATGACACTTTGGGTTAACAACTCAAGCTGCTGACACTTAGTGCAGTCTCTGggtttgtaattttttatttttttttaatatactttattaatccccctgaggggaaattcagttttttcacttgctgtcaattacacacaggtctgaaagacacacacatgcacaaacaggacctatacatgcacaaagtagagagatgtcagagtgagggggctgccttggtcaggcgccccgagcggtcggggggttcggtgccttgctcaggggcacctcggcagtgcctaGGAGGTGAACTAGCC
This region of Epinephelus fuscoguttatus linkage group LG1, E.fuscoguttatus.final_Chr_v1 genomic DNA includes:
- the npepl1 gene encoding probable aminopeptidase NPEPL1; translated protein: MANVVLEFKASAGDSEPQSRPVLFIGQLPNLQKVGWSQIKGKLQPVVSKEIWQAALGALNPNPTDSCPLYLNHAAVAALPSRVSRHNSQSSAHFVSRLVRSCLPGGNNRCIVMVCERPDMFASACAIARAFPQFSRRSSSSRRAEKKHVAVEFLIVGQESSPLDVAELECLTNAAHGVRMAARIVDTPCNEMNTDHFLDEIKAVGTDLGITPVIVRGEELKQRGFGGIYGVGKAAEHPPALAVLSHTPEGATQTIAWVGKGIVYDTGGLSIKGKTTMPGMKRDCGGAAAILGAFRATVKQGFKDNLHAVFCLAENAVGPTATRPDDIHTLYSGKTVEINNTDAEGRLVLADGVVYASKDLSADIILDMATLTGAQGISTGKYHAAVMTNSEQWEVACVRAGRSSGDLAHPLVYCPELHFSEFTSAMADMKNSVADRENAQSSCAGLFIGSHLGFDWPGVWVHVDIASPVHAGERATGFGVALLMALFGQASDDSMLNQVSPLGAATNMSEDQMERDCKRRRLV